Within Candidatus Eremiobacterota bacterium, the genomic segment GGGAAGGCTCTGTCATGCTTCTTCATGGCGTCACGGGAAGCGGGAAAACCGAGGTCTATCTGCAGGCAATTGCCCACTGTCTCAGCCAGGGAAGAACAGCCCTTGTCCTTGTCTCGGAAATCGCCCTCACTCCCCAGGCACTGGACCGGTTCAGGGGAAGGTTCGGTGCTATGGTGGCCCTTCTCCACTCGGGGCTCTCGGCAGGTGAGCGCCACGATGAGTGGCGGCGCATCATGGAGGGCGAGGCCCGGGTGGTTCTAGGCGCCCGGGGCGCAGTCTTTGCCCCCCTTGAGGACCTGGGCCTCCTGATACTTGACGAAGAGCATGAGACTTCTTACAAGTCAGAAGCCGATCCCCGCTATCATGCCCGCCATGTGGCCGTGAAAAGGGCCCTCCACAACAGGGCGGTCCTTCTTCTCGGGAGCGCCTCGCCTTCCCTCGAAAGCTACTACAGGGCCCGGCAGGGTGCCTACACCCTGGCTGAGCTCCCTGAACGCATTCCGGGGACCAGCTTCCCTTCAATGAAGATCGTTGATCTCAGGAAGTATTACAACCGTCCCGGGGGAAGGCTTTTCAGCCCCTACCTCACAAGGAAGATAAGAGATGTCCTCAAGAGGGGGGAACAGGCGATTCTTCTCATCAACAGGAGGGGGCTTTATAATTATCTCTACTGCACTGAGTGCGGCCATATCATCTCCTGTCCCCACTGCGACATCGCGCTGAGAATCCACCGCGATCCCATGCTGATGAGATGCCATTACTGCCTTTACGAGCACGGGGTCCCCGAGGCCTGCCCCCATTGCAAGGGCCCTGGCCTCTCCTCCCGCGGAGGGGGAACCCAGCGGGCCGAGAGCGAGCTTGCCCATCTTTTTCCCCAGGCCCGCATCATAAGGATGGACAGGGACACCACGAGAAAAAAGGGAGCCTATGACTATTACTATGATCTTTTCAGGCGCGGTGACGCCGATATCCTGCTGGGGACCCAGATGATAGCCAAGGGCCTGGATTTTCCCCGGGTAACCCTCGCGGGAGTTCTCATGGCCGACGTGGCCCTTTCCCTTCCTGATTTCCGGTCAGGTGAGCGCACGTACCAGCTCCTTCTCCAGGTGGCGGGAAGGAGCGCGCGCAGCGTTCTGGGGGGCGAGGTGGTCATCCAGACCTACAACCCCGATCATCCGGCACTCGCAGCCCTCATGGGACACGATCACAGGTGCTTCTATGAGTGGGAGCTGCGAAGCCGCCAGGAGCTCAGCTACCCTCCCTTCATGCACATGGTGCGCCTTGTCTTTTCGGGCCCCCAGGAGGGACTCGCAGGGGCCGTGGCGGGATCCTTCAAAGATGAGCTCTCCCGGGGCGCCCTGGAGGGCCACATCATCATGGGCCCCGCTCCCTGCCCCCTTTCATTTCTTCGCAATGAGTTCCGCTTTCAGATCCTCATCAAGACAAGAGCTGTCACCGATATCGTGGCCCTGGCAGGAGGGATAAGGGAGCGCTTCTCGAGGAAAGAGGTAAGGGTCACTCTTGATGTCGATCCCGTGTCGTTCCTTTAGCAGGGCATTGCATAATGGGCCATAAAGAGGTATCATAGAGAGGGACAGAGGAATTTTGGGGCATGTATTGAATATTCTGGAAATTGCGAGATATTCTGAAGGGGAGGCTCATACCATGAAAAAGATCTTGTTATATGCAGGCTGTGTCATCGTGCTCATAGCCCTGCTATCACCCCTGGTGATGGCGGCGGATCCGGTATATGATCAGGAGTGGACCATTTACGTGAGGAACAGGGAGCTCCAGGCACCCTTTCAGCTCACGGGCGGGAGATTCTTCGTTCCCCTCTCCCCGCTCCTTGATGCCCTCAAATACAGCTGCTCGCAGGGCGATGACGGGGTGATCACGATAAACTCAACGCCCGGTGCGACGGGCGGCGTGACGATAAGCGGGGGGCGTGCCACTTTTGCTTATGGCGACAACAAGTTCAGCGTCAACGTGATGATGACGAGAGGGGAGAATTATGTCGAGCTCGCCACCTTCGCGAGAAATATCGGATTGGGTGTCGTAAGCAACAATGACACGGGCATCGTTGATGTGGTGGTGCCCCAGGGTATTTCGGCCAAGGATTTTGAGAAGGAGCACAACCTTGCGGTGCTGAAGGGGAACGCCGAGGCCTCCGAGGCAGACAACACCGTGGGCGGTACCTATGCCACCATAGACAAGGGCCCCGGTTCCGACGCCACGTCACAGGGACTTGACACGAGCGGCCCCAAGGCTACCACGGCAGCTGCAACCGGCGCCGGCCCCGGCCAGTCGGTGGACCAGGGCCCCAAGACCTCCACGGCAAGCTCAACGGCGGAGCCCGGAGCGAAAACGGGCCAGAGTGCTGCAGCCACCACATCCGCCACGACGCAGAAAGGCAAGGAAGAGGAATCGCCTATCAAGCAGGTCGGAGATTTAGGCGGATTTGCCGACACGAGGACCTGGAACTGCTGGTGGAATGCCACCCTGAAGAACACCGGGGAGGATACGGTCAACAACGTCATTGTCACGCTCCATATACAGGACGGCTACGGCAAGGATTTTGACACGCAGATCAAGCCCATCGGAAACATGCGGCCCGGCGACATTTCAAAGGTGGATTTCACCTGGATGAACAAGAGCAGGCTCAATGTATTTCCCAAGCTGGAGATCAAGCACGATCCCCTTCCCAAGAAAGAGGAAACCCCTGCGGGGCAGCAGCAGGTCAAGCCCGTGGTGAAGCCAAAGTAAAACATCGCAGCTTATATTCACGAAAGGAAGTTGAATGGCAATGGCGCTCAGGCCGATAAGGTTTCTCGGTGAGCAGGTGCTGCGCAGGAAGGCCAAGGACGTGGAAAAGCTTGACGCCTACATTATCCAGCTCCTCAATGACATGGTCGATACGATGTACCAGAACAGAGGGATTGGCCTTGCGGCAAACCAGGTGGGCGTGCTGAAGAAGCTCATTGTGATAGACATAGGCGAGGGCCTTATCAAGCTCATCAATCCAAGGATATTGAAGAAGGAAGGGAGCGAGGTGTGCACCGAGGCCTGCCTGAGCATGCCGGATATGCTCGGCGAGGTGGACCGGGCCACCGAAGTGACGGTGAAGGCGTACGATGAAAAGTTCAAGCCCTTTGAAATCACGGGGCGGGGACTTCTTGCCCGTGTGCTTCAGCATGAGATCGACCACCTTCAGGGCAGGCTCTTTATAGACATGGCTACCAACGTGAGGAAATGCCCTCCCCCGGAGGAAGAGCAGGAGAATCCTTGACGCCCACTCCGGCACCGGTAAGGGGAGCGGCCCTCTCCCGAGGAGACTGTGGTTCACCATGAAAGTCTTGTTTTTCGGCTCCGAGGATTTTTCCATTCCGGCGCTGCGCATGCTCTCGGAAGGACCCCATGAGGTGGTGGCTGTGGTGACGCAGCCCGACAGGAAGAAGGGCCGGGGTCACCAGGAGAGCGGGACGGAAGTGGCGGAATACGCTCATTCCCGCGGGATTCCCCTCCTCAAGCCGGAGAAACTGAAGGATCCGGGATTTCTGGAGACTTTGAAGGATCTGGCGCCGGATCTTGTGGTGGTCTGCGCCTATGGCAAGATCCTCAGGCAGAGGGTGCTCGTCTGCCCTCGCCTGGGATGCATAAATGTCCATCCTTCCCTTCTTCCCCGATACCGTGGCGCCACACCCATCGAGGCCGCCCTGAGGTCCGGTGACACGATAACGGGCGTCACGATCTTTTACATGGACGAGGGATGTGACACGGGAGATATAATTGTACAGAAACAGTATCCAATCGGGCCTGATGATACAAGAGGCTCCCTCAGGGAGAAGCTTTCCCATTTTGCCACAGGAGTGCTCGGGGAAGCCCTTGAACTGATCAGCGAGGGAAAGGCACCGCGGTGCCGCCAGACCGATGAAGGGGTCTGCTGCACCGCTCTGATAGAAAAGGAGGACACCTTCATAGACTGGTCGCTTCCGGCAGAGAACCTGGTCAATTTCACAAGGTCCCTCTGGCCGAGACCCTCGGCTCAAACTCTGTTCCGCGGGAAGCTGCTCAAGGTGGCTCCTCTGTCAATGGCTCCTGTCAGTCATGGGGGGACGGCACGGCCGGGGGAGATACTCGAGGTGAGGAAGAATGAAGGACCCCTTGTGGCGACGGGAAAAGGGGTAGTGAAACTGGGAGAGGTGAAGCCTGAGGGAAAGAAGCTGATGACGGCATGGCAGTTTTCCCTTGGCTACAGTCCAAGGGCAGGCGAGAGCTTTTCGCTGCCGGAGGGGTGCCCTTCCCTTTAGAGGGGCCATAAAAAGGAGGAAATATATGCGAAACCGTATTCTCTGCATCATCGCAATCCTGGTGCTGTGCGCAGCCCTGGCGGGAGGCTGCGCCTGGGCCAGTGATGATGAGAAAGGACTCACCAACTGCTCCACCCACATGAACACTCTGGTGCAGGCAATAGAGCTCTGGGCCAACGATCACAGGGGAAATTTCCCCACGAAAGAGGAGTTCTCAAGCCCCCGGTTCCTGGAGTACGTGAAAAAGGTGAAAGGGGGCTTTGCGAAAAAGGAGGTCTGCTGCCCCGTCTCAGCCAGGCCCTATCTCTATCAGTCCCTTCCCCTCCAGAAGAGCTACGTGATCAAGTGCCCCACACCCGAGATGCATGGACTCGCGTCTTTCTATTACTCCCGCGACAAGATGTTTGTCAAAGGGAAAAAGGTGCCGGTTGCAAAGAAGCCTTCCGGCACTTCTCCCGTCGCGGCGGCAGCTCCCACACCCGCGGCCACTGTAAGTGCAAAACCTTCCCCTTCCCCCTCGGCCAAGGTGAGCGCAAAGCCCACCCCTTCTCCCACGGCTTCACCTGCTGCGGTCAAAAAGCCGGGGAAGACTGAATCTCCCGAGCACCAGGATGTGCTGAAGGAAGACAGGGAGAAGATTATCACCGTCATCACGGCCCTCTATAATGCCTATTCCGAGAAGAACCTCGACAAGATAATGGAGCTTGAAAAGGAGTCCATCGAAGCATCAGCCACCGATTACGAGAAGAAGGGAAAAGGGCCGGCCCAGGAAGTGAGGGAGGCCTTTAAGAGCGCCACGAAGGAAATAATAGAGCACAAGGATTTCAAGATGCTTCCCCTCAACATGAGCGATCTGACCTTCCAGAAAAGGGGAAAGTTCGTCAAGGTCACGAGCGTAGTACCCATCATAGCCACCGAGAGGCTCGAGGTCATGGAGGAGGGGAAATACTTTTTCGTGAGACTCCGGATAGGAGAGCTTGTCTTTGACCAGCGCTCTGACGGATGGAAAATTGTCAACATGTATCTTTACTGAAAGGAAGGGCCATCAGGGGAAAGGCTCTCGCGGAGGACTGATGGAGGGGAACAGCGACTCCCCTCTTTTTTTCCCGGCCGGCCTGGCTCCCTGAAAGCCATGGGTGCAGGTGAGTGGATCTCAAGGGAATGGACCTCCGGGAGCTTGAGGAGTTTTTTATCGTGCTCGGTGAGGAAGCCTACCGCGGGAAGCAGATGATGAAATGGCTCTATGGCAAGGGAGAAAGCAACTTTGCCGCCATGACTGATTACGGCAGGGAGCTTCGCGGGCGCCTCTCTGAGGCAGCCTCCATCGGTCAGCTGAAGGTAGTCACACGGCAGGTGTCGTCTGACGGTGACGCCGAGAAGTATCTTTTTGCCCTCGCTGATGGCCATCTTGTCGAGAGTGTCCTTATGAGCTACGAGGATCACCTTGGTCCCTCGAGGATGACCGCCTGTATCTCCACGCAGGTGGGATGCGCCATGGGATGCACCTTCTGCGCTTCATCAATCGGGGGATTCGTGAGAAACCTCACCGCCGGCGAGATAGTGGACCAGGTGCTCCAGATCCAGAAAGAGATAGCCTCCCGCCAGGTGAGGGTCGCCAATGTGGTGATGATGGGCACGGGAGAGCCCCTCCTCAATTATGACCATGTGATGAAAGCCGTGAGGATCCTGAACCATCCCGACGGGATTGCCATCGGGGTGAGGCATATCGCCATATCGACCTGCGGCATAGTCCCCGGGATTGAAAGGCTTGCCACCGAGGGCATGCAGGTAAAGCTTGCCGTGTCCCTTCACAGCGCCAATGACGAGGTGAGGAGCTCCCTGATGCCGGTCAACAGGAAGTATCCCCTTGCGAGGCTCATGGAGAGCCTCCAAAATTACCAGAGGATGACGGGAAGGCGTGTCACCATAGAGTATGCCCTTATCAGGGGCGTGAATGACGGGGTTCATGATGCCATAGCCCTCCGTGAGCTCCTCAGGGGCCTTACTGCGCTCATCAACCTCATACCCCTCAATCCTGTCGCGGAGTTTTCTTGCCAGAGAAGCAGAGATGACTCCGTGGAGCGTTTCAAGAAGGTGATGGATGAGGCGGGAATCAGGACCACCGTGAGAAAGGAGCGGGGCGTCGATATAGACGCGGCCTGCGGCCAGCTCAGAAAAAAGGCGCGAGCGGCAGAAGGATGCCATGGAATACCTGAGAAAGCTTGAAAAGAGTCTTGAGCACCTCATAGAGGGAAGGATACTTGACCATTTCCAGGATGGCATCCACCCCATGGAGGTGGCAAAAAAGCTTGCCTCCATGATGAGGGAAGAGAAGCGCCTCATCCTGCAGAAATGTTACGGGCCCAATCATTACGTCATATCTCTCTCAGGGGAGGATTACCATGAGTTTTCCCGCCTTATGGCCACATTCAGGGGGGAGCTGGTACAGTTTCTCGCCATGGAGGCAGAAGATCTCGATCTTTCCTTCCTTGGCCCTCTTGGCGTTGAGCTTCATGAGGAGGGCTCTGTCAAAAGAGGCTTTGTAAAGCTCTCCTGCTCCTACACCTCGGGGGAGTCTGTCAAGGAGGGGGGGGCATCGCTCCAGGTGATCAGGGCCGTGCTTGCCGTCAAGGAAGGCTTCGGCAAGGGGAAGATTTACCCTCTCCTGGCAAGCGCAGTGACCCTCGGGCGCTCAGAGGATAACAGCATCATCATAAGCGATCCCAAGGTGTCGTCCCTTCACTGCAGGATAGAGCTGCAGGGCGACGAGTTTGTTTTAAAGGACATGGACAGCAGGAATGGCGTGGAGATTAACAGGAAGCCTGCCACAGGGGCGGTGCTCAGGGACAGGGATGAGATCGCTCTCGGTTATTCGATCCTCCAGTTCTTCAGGCTTTCCACCCAGTCCTTGTAGGCGGGGAGGTGACTGCTTCAACCATGGGAGAGTTAAGGGAGTTCTGGAAGAAGTACCGCAGAAACAGGCTTGCCGTGGCGGGCTTCCTTGTCATTCTGCTGATGGTTCTGGTTGCCCTTACCTGCGGGCTCTATTCCCCCTATCCTCCCGATCGTCAGGATCTGAGCTTTGAAGGGGTTCCCCAGCCTCCCGGGGGCGCTCATCTCTTCGGCACTGACAACTACGGGAGAGATGTTTTCAGCAGGGCCCTCTACGGCACGAGGATATCACTCCTTGTGGGCATCCTGGCCGTTTCCCTCTATATGCTGATAGGCATTCTGCTCGGCTCTTTCGCAGGCTATTACGGGGGGTGGGTTGACGGCCTCATCATGCGCGTCGTTGACGTGATGCTCTCCATTCCCACTTTTTTCTTTATCCTGGCCATCCAGGTGCTCCTCTCCCCCTCGGTGTTCAACGTGATAGTAGTAATCGGCCTCACCAGCTGGGCGGGGCCCACAAGGCTCGTGAGGGGACAGGTCCTGGCTCTCAAGGAGACGGCCTTCATCGAGGCGGCAAGGGCCTGCGGAGCCTCGGACTCCCATATTATTTTCAGGCATATCATCCCCAACTGTCTTGCCCCTGTCATTGTCATGGCAACGCTTGGAGTTGCGGGGGCCATCCTCACGGAATCGGTGCTGAGTTTTCTTGGCCTTGGTGTGCAAGAGCCCCAGGCAAGCTGGGGAAACATGCTTATGAGAGCCCAGGAATACATCTCCACTGCGCCATGGATGGCCCTTTACCCCGGCGTGCTCATCATGCTCACCGTGCTTTCCTTTAATTTTATGGGCGAAGGCATCAGGGATGCCGTTGATCCCAAGATGAAGCTCCAGTGAGGTCCCCCGTGAGGTCCCCCGTGAGTGAACAGGACTATGGGGGGATATATGGAATACCTAAAGGTCCGGAATGAACCTTCCCCCTCATCACAAGAGAGCAAGGAGAACGCACGCAATGCCAGTGCATGTCACAAGCCACCCCATGATCCAGCATAAGCTCACCGTACTGCGCAGGAAAGAGACGCCACCGAAAGATTTCAGGGAGCTTGTCGTGGAGATTACCACCTGCATGGCTTATGAAGCCACCAGGGAGTTTCACCTCAGGGAGGTGGACATAGAGACGCCGCTCATGAAGGCGCGCCTGAAGGGTGTCATTGAGAACGGCATCATCATCATGCCGATTCTCCGCGCAGGCCTGGGTATGGTAGACGGGATGCTGCGCCTCTTCCCTGATGCCCGCGTGGGCCATATAGGGATTTACCGCGAGCACGACACCCTCAAGCCTGTTGAATACTACTGCAAGTTTCCCCAGGAAATGGAAGGCGACGCCATCTTCCTTATCGATCCCATGCTTGCCACGGGGGGCTCGGCCTGCGCCGCCATTGAGTTCATGAAGACCAGGGGAATTCCGGGCTCCCGTATAAAATTCCTCTGCATCCTTGCCGCGCCGGAAGGTGTGGCGGCAGTGGAGGAGGCCCACCCCGATGTGGATATCTATGTCGCTGCCATTGACAGCCGCCTCAATGAGCAAGCCTATATCCTGCCCGGCCTCGGAGATGCCGGCGACAGGATGTTCGGCACTTAAGAGCACCGCAAGGAGCACCGAAGGAGGTACTTATGGATCTTGTGATAAAAAATGGAATGATAGTGATGGCCACCGACACTTTCAAGGGTGATATCGCCATCAGGGGGGGGAAGATCGCTGCCCTCACGCAGGGCGTTCACCTCGAGGCCAGGGAGGAGATCGACGCTGAAGGAATGCTTGTCCTTCCCGGCGTGATTGACGGCCATACGCATTTCTCCGATCCTGCGGGAGGTCTCCTCACGTCCGATGATTTTCTCTCGGGAAGCAGGGCCTGTGCTGCCGGCGGTGTCACGACTTTTATAGACTGTGCCGTCCAGGAGAAAGGGCAGTCTCCCCTTGAAGCCCTCAAAATGCGCCGCAGCGAGGCACAGACCCATGCCTATGTGGACTATGCTCTCCATATGGCTTTTACCGATTTTTCCGAGGGCACGCTGAAGGACATACCAAAGCTCATAGAGGCGGGCGTCCCCACTTTCAAGCTCTTCATGGGACTGGGAAAGGCTGCCTGGATGGCTGATGACGGGGCTCTCATCACCATGCTCGAGCAGGCAAGGGACCAGGGCGCCCTTATAGGCATTCATGCAGAGAACCACCACCTTGTGGAGAGGAACAGGGCACTTCTCCTCAGGGAGGGGAAGAGAGAGCCCCGGTGGCACTCCGTGTCGTCCCCCCACTACGTGGAGGTCGAAGCCCTCAGGAGAGCCCTCTACCTTACGGAGGTAACCAACAGCCGTCTCTTTGTCTTTCACCTCACCACTGCCGAGGGGACGCGCCTCGTGGGCGAGGCCAAGGG encodes:
- the rlmN gene encoding 23S rRNA (adenine(2503)-C(2))-methyltransferase RlmN; translated protein: MDLKGMDLRELEEFFIVLGEEAYRGKQMMKWLYGKGESNFAAMTDYGRELRGRLSEAASIGQLKVVTRQVSSDGDAEKYLFALADGHLVESVLMSYEDHLGPSRMTACISTQVGCAMGCTFCASSIGGFVRNLTAGEIVDQVLQIQKEIASRQVRVANVVMMGTGEPLLNYDHVMKAVRILNHPDGIAIGVRHIAISTCGIVPGIERLATEGMQVKLAVSLHSANDEVRSSLMPVNRKYPLARLMESLQNYQRMTGRRVTIEYALIRGVNDGVHDAIALRELLRGLTALINLIPLNPVAEFSCQRSRDDSVERFKKVMDEAGIRTTVRKERGVDIDAACGQLRKKARAAEGCHGIPEKA
- a CDS encoding DUF3662 domain-containing protein produces the protein MEYLRKLEKSLEHLIEGRILDHFQDGIHPMEVAKKLASMMREEKRLILQKCYGPNHYVISLSGEDYHEFSRLMATFRGELVQFLAMEAEDLDLSFLGPLGVELHEEGSVKRGFVKLSCSYTSGESVKEGGASLQVIRAVLAVKEGFGKGKIYPLLASAVTLGRSEDNSIIISDPKVSSLHCRIELQGDEFVLKDMDSRNGVEINRKPATGAVLRDRDEIALGYSILQFFRLSTQSL
- the def gene encoding peptide deformylase, which produces MALRPIRFLGEQVLRRKAKDVEKLDAYIIQLLNDMVDTMYQNRGIGLAANQVGVLKKLIVIDIGEGLIKLINPRILKKEGSEVCTEACLSMPDMLGEVDRATEVTVKAYDEKFKPFEITGRGLLARVLQHEIDHLQGRLFIDMATNVRKCPPPEEEQENP
- the hydA gene encoding dihydropyrimidinase; translated protein: MDLVIKNGMIVMATDTFKGDIAIRGGKIAALTQGVHLEAREEIDAEGMLVLPGVIDGHTHFSDPAGGLLTSDDFLSGSRACAAGGVTTFIDCAVQEKGQSPLEALKMRRSEAQTHAYVDYALHMAFTDFSEGTLKDIPKLIEAGVPTFKLFMGLGKAAWMADDGALITMLEQARDQGALIGIHAENHHLVERNRALLLREGKREPRWHSVSSPHYVEVEALRRALYLTEVTNSRLFVFHLTTAEGTRLVGEAKGKGMMVFAETCPQYLLLSDEKHEGPEGLHFVASPPLRKAIDNEILWRGISVGAIQVVSSDHSPFTRAQKSSAGSDFTSVPPGLPGVETLLSLLYSEGVKKGRITASQMVEIVSANPAKLFGLYPSKGSLAPGADADVVIFDPAAQKTLRAADLHMNTDFSPYEGMEVIGVPLTTLSRGEIIFKDGAFPASPGRGMFQERHYREQEWEARSFAHGGERSR
- the fmt gene encoding methionyl-tRNA formyltransferase is translated as MKVLFFGSEDFSIPALRMLSEGPHEVVAVVTQPDRKKGRGHQESGTEVAEYAHSRGIPLLKPEKLKDPGFLETLKDLAPDLVVVCAYGKILRQRVLVCPRLGCINVHPSLLPRYRGATPIEAALRSGDTITGVTIFYMDEGCDTGDIIVQKQYPIGPDDTRGSLREKLSHFATGVLGEALELISEGKAPRCRQTDEGVCCTALIEKEDTFIDWSLPAENLVNFTRSLWPRPSAQTLFRGKLLKVAPLSMAPVSHGGTARPGEILEVRKNEGPLVATGKGVVKLGEVKPEGKKLMTAWQFSLGYSPRAGESFSLPEGCPSL
- a CDS encoding ABC transporter permease, with amino-acid sequence MGELREFWKKYRRNRLAVAGFLVILLMVLVALTCGLYSPYPPDRQDLSFEGVPQPPGGAHLFGTDNYGRDVFSRALYGTRISLLVGILAVSLYMLIGILLGSFAGYYGGWVDGLIMRVVDVMLSIPTFFFILAIQVLLSPSVFNVIVVIGLTSWAGPTRLVRGQVLALKETAFIEAARACGASDSHIIFRHIIPNCLAPVIVMATLGVAGAILTESVLSFLGLGVQEPQASWGNMLMRAQEYISTAPWMALYPGVLIMLTVLSFNFMGEGIRDAVDPKMKLQ
- the upp gene encoding uracil phosphoribosyltransferase, whose translation is MPVHVTSHPMIQHKLTVLRRKETPPKDFRELVVEITTCMAYEATREFHLREVDIETPLMKARLKGVIENGIIIMPILRAGLGMVDGMLRLFPDARVGHIGIYREHDTLKPVEYYCKFPQEMEGDAIFLIDPMLATGGSACAAIEFMKTRGIPGSRIKFLCILAAPEGVAAVEEAHPDVDIYVAAIDSRLNEQAYILPGLGDAGDRMFGT
- the priA gene encoding primosomal protein N' is translated as MSDKSFAQIVVDLNVKGLDRLFTYHVPPPFRDMLEIGSIVRIPFGNKMRAGFVVEFAATGGTLEKGIEIKDIDAVLRTASPWRRELIELAQWMCRYYGCTFLEALRASLPPSMVIRQARVRENEKFRKLVVLKAPLPAGYPEKFPAKAPRQREALDKLSARGSPLPAAELGVSLQVLRDLQKKDLVEIREERINRIPGITRSFDPTSPFQLTSQQQEAYDKAVLLMKNGEGSVMLLHGVTGSGKTEVYLQAIAHCLSQGRTALVLVSEIALTPQALDRFRGRFGAMVALLHSGLSAGERHDEWRRIMEGEARVVLGARGAVFAPLEDLGLLILDEEHETSYKSEADPRYHARHVAVKRALHNRAVLLLGSASPSLESYYRARQGAYTLAELPERIPGTSFPSMKIVDLRKYYNRPGGRLFSPYLTRKIRDVLKRGEQAILLINRRGLYNYLYCTECGHIISCPHCDIALRIHRDPMLMRCHYCLYEHGVPEACPHCKGPGLSSRGGGTQRAESELAHLFPQARIIRMDRDTTRKKGAYDYYYDLFRRGDADILLGTQMIAKGLDFPRVTLAGVLMADVALSLPDFRSGERTYQLLLQVAGRSARSVLGGEVVIQTYNPDHPALAALMGHDHRCFYEWELRSRQELSYPPFMHMVRLVFSGPQEGLAGAVAGSFKDELSRGALEGHIIMGPAPCPLSFLRNEFRFQILIKTRAVTDIVALAGGIRERFSRKEVRVTLDVDPVSFL